A DNA window from Ahaetulla prasina isolate Xishuangbanna chromosome 7, ASM2864084v1, whole genome shotgun sequence contains the following coding sequences:
- the PRPF18 gene encoding pre-mRNA-splicing factor 18 isoform X2: MDVLKAEVERKRKLVEEKELLAGNKKYFKRSELAKKEEEAYFKRCGYKVSDEAEKDENPASSNPVLELELAEEKLPMTLSRQEVIRRLRERGEPIRLFGETDYDAFQRLRKIEILAPEVNKGLRNDLKAALDKIDQQYLNEIVGGQEQGEDDAQNDLKVHEENTTIEELEALGKSLGRGDDHKDMDIITKFLKFLLGVWAKDLNAREDYLKRGVQGKLNSATQKQTESYLRPLFRKLRKRTLPADIKESITDIIKFMLQREYVKANDAYLQMAIGNAPWPIGVTMVGIHARTGREKIFSKHVAHVLNDETQRKYIQGLKRLMTICQKHFSTDPSKCVEYNAL, from the exons ggaaataagaaatatttCAAGCGCAGTGAGTTagcaaagaaggaggaagaggcgtATTTCAAAAGATGCGGATACAAG GTCAGCGATGAAGCCGAAAAGGATGAAAACCCAGCGTCTTCCAATCCGGTACTGGAGCTGGAACTGGCAGAGGAGAAGCTGCCCATGACTCTTTCCAGGCAAGAG GTCATTCGGAgactgagagaaagaggggagcccATCAGACTGTTTGGGGAAACAGATTATGATGCCTTTCAGCGATTGCGAAAAATAGAAATTCTGGCCCCGGAAGTGAACAAG GGATTGAGGAACGACCTGAAGGCGGCTTTGGATAAGATCGACCAGCAATACCTGAACGAGATTGTAGGGGGGCAGGAACAAGGAGAGGACGACGCGCAGAATGACCTCAAAGTCCACGAGGAGAACACGACTATTGAAGAACTAGAG GCATTGGGAAAATCCTTAGGTCGAGGTGACGACCATAAAGATATGGATATCATCACTAAATTCTTGAAG TTTCTCCTCGGAGTTTGGGCAAAGGACCTGAATGCGAGAGAAGATTATTTGAAACGGGGCGTCCAGGGAAAATTGAACAGCGCGACCCAGAAGCAGACGGAATCGTACCTGAGGCCTCTCTTCAGAAAACTCCGTAAAAGG ACTCTGCCTGCCGACATCAAGGAATCCATCACAGATATTATCAAGTTCATGTTGCAAAGGGAATACGTGAAG GCCAATGACGCCTATCTCCAGATGGCTATTGGGAATGCGCCCTGGCCCATTGGCGTCACCATGGTTGGCATCCATGCCCGTACCGGTCGCGAGAAGATCTTCTCCAAGCACGTGGCCCACGTTTTGAACGACGAGACTCAGAGGAAATACATCCAG GGTTTGAAGAGGCTGATGACCATTTGCCAGAAGCACTTCTCCACCGACCCGTCCAAATGTGTGGAGTACAACGCCTTGTGA
- the PRPF18 gene encoding pre-mRNA-splicing factor 18 isoform X1 encodes MDVLKAEVERKRKLVEEKELLAGNKKYFKRSELAKKEEEAYFKRCGYKPVSEAPPREVSDEAEKDENPASSNPVLELELAEEKLPMTLSRQEVIRRLRERGEPIRLFGETDYDAFQRLRKIEILAPEVNKGLRNDLKAALDKIDQQYLNEIVGGQEQGEDDAQNDLKVHEENTTIEELEALGKSLGRGDDHKDMDIITKFLKFLLGVWAKDLNAREDYLKRGVQGKLNSATQKQTESYLRPLFRKLRKRTLPADIKESITDIIKFMLQREYVKANDAYLQMAIGNAPWPIGVTMVGIHARTGREKIFSKHVAHVLNDETQRKYIQGLKRLMTICQKHFSTDPSKCVEYNAL; translated from the exons ggaaataagaaatatttCAAGCGCAGTGAGTTagcaaagaaggaggaagaggcgtATTTCAAAAGATGCGGATACAAG CCAGTAAGTGAGGCGCCACCGAGAGAG GTCAGCGATGAAGCCGAAAAGGATGAAAACCCAGCGTCTTCCAATCCGGTACTGGAGCTGGAACTGGCAGAGGAGAAGCTGCCCATGACTCTTTCCAGGCAAGAG GTCATTCGGAgactgagagaaagaggggagcccATCAGACTGTTTGGGGAAACAGATTATGATGCCTTTCAGCGATTGCGAAAAATAGAAATTCTGGCCCCGGAAGTGAACAAG GGATTGAGGAACGACCTGAAGGCGGCTTTGGATAAGATCGACCAGCAATACCTGAACGAGATTGTAGGGGGGCAGGAACAAGGAGAGGACGACGCGCAGAATGACCTCAAAGTCCACGAGGAGAACACGACTATTGAAGAACTAGAG GCATTGGGAAAATCCTTAGGTCGAGGTGACGACCATAAAGATATGGATATCATCACTAAATTCTTGAAG TTTCTCCTCGGAGTTTGGGCAAAGGACCTGAATGCGAGAGAAGATTATTTGAAACGGGGCGTCCAGGGAAAATTGAACAGCGCGACCCAGAAGCAGACGGAATCGTACCTGAGGCCTCTCTTCAGAAAACTCCGTAAAAGG ACTCTGCCTGCCGACATCAAGGAATCCATCACAGATATTATCAAGTTCATGTTGCAAAGGGAATACGTGAAG GCCAATGACGCCTATCTCCAGATGGCTATTGGGAATGCGCCCTGGCCCATTGGCGTCACCATGGTTGGCATCCATGCCCGTACCGGTCGCGAGAAGATCTTCTCCAAGCACGTGGCCCACGTTTTGAACGACGAGACTCAGAGGAAATACATCCAG GGTTTGAAGAGGCTGATGACCATTTGCCAGAAGCACTTCTCCACCGACCCGTCCAAATGTGTGGAGTACAACGCCTTGTGA
- the PRPF18 gene encoding pre-mRNA-splicing factor 18 isoform X3 — protein MTLSRQEVIRRLRERGEPIRLFGETDYDAFQRLRKIEILAPEVNKGLRNDLKAALDKIDQQYLNEIVGGQEQGEDDAQNDLKVHEENTTIEELEALGKSLGRGDDHKDMDIITKFLKFLLGVWAKDLNAREDYLKRGVQGKLNSATQKQTESYLRPLFRKLRKRTLPADIKESITDIIKFMLQREYVKANDAYLQMAIGNAPWPIGVTMVGIHARTGREKIFSKHVAHVLNDETQRKYIQGLKRLMTICQKHFSTDPSKCVEYNAL, from the exons ATGACTCTTTCCAGGCAAGAG GTCATTCGGAgactgagagaaagaggggagcccATCAGACTGTTTGGGGAAACAGATTATGATGCCTTTCAGCGATTGCGAAAAATAGAAATTCTGGCCCCGGAAGTGAACAAG GGATTGAGGAACGACCTGAAGGCGGCTTTGGATAAGATCGACCAGCAATACCTGAACGAGATTGTAGGGGGGCAGGAACAAGGAGAGGACGACGCGCAGAATGACCTCAAAGTCCACGAGGAGAACACGACTATTGAAGAACTAGAG GCATTGGGAAAATCCTTAGGTCGAGGTGACGACCATAAAGATATGGATATCATCACTAAATTCTTGAAG TTTCTCCTCGGAGTTTGGGCAAAGGACCTGAATGCGAGAGAAGATTATTTGAAACGGGGCGTCCAGGGAAAATTGAACAGCGCGACCCAGAAGCAGACGGAATCGTACCTGAGGCCTCTCTTCAGAAAACTCCGTAAAAGG ACTCTGCCTGCCGACATCAAGGAATCCATCACAGATATTATCAAGTTCATGTTGCAAAGGGAATACGTGAAG GCCAATGACGCCTATCTCCAGATGGCTATTGGGAATGCGCCCTGGCCCATTGGCGTCACCATGGTTGGCATCCATGCCCGTACCGGTCGCGAGAAGATCTTCTCCAAGCACGTGGCCCACGTTTTGAACGACGAGACTCAGAGGAAATACATCCAG GGTTTGAAGAGGCTGATGACCATTTGCCAGAAGCACTTCTCCACCGACCCGTCCAAATGTGTGGAGTACAACGCCTTGTGA